One Chitinispirillum alkaliphilum genomic window carries:
- a CDS encoding Trehalose-6-phosphate synthase codes for MTKTISLHEFYSIIQSTLPARRHLTRNILSASEPRQENLDTLKAAYYKLDSIPEENGKRMLTVNSRKISTDLGYETEELKRDILFIEKGEGALYEYLSDCHHNFTSQVENGLEFLKGRNVRTFITDRDGTVNNYCGRYLSSIQSVYNSVFISRFSHRTAESVILTAAPLDDVGIVDISVNPEGLFTYAGSKGREYLTKKGERLSFPIESDKQSALDKLNAELNKLVSTEGYEIFSYIGSGFQPKFGQTTLARQDIYSSVDNEKSLTLLKKVQEIISKLDPSGNIFRIEDTGKDIEIILTIEVEGTSAKDYDKGDGVSYLDKEIPLNLEKGTPLICGDTRSDLPMVEAAMKKNNQTRAIFVTEDRNLTDTLESLCSNSITVSSPDVLITILDKFSKG; via the coding sequence ATGACAAAAACAATCAGTCTACATGAATTCTACAGCATAATTCAAAGTACTCTACCTGCCCGGCGTCATCTCACCAGGAACATACTGTCAGCTTCAGAGCCCCGGCAGGAAAATCTTGATACACTCAAGGCTGCCTATTATAAACTCGATTCCATTCCTGAAGAGAACGGAAAAAGGATGTTAACCGTTAATTCCAGGAAAATCTCCACTGATCTTGGCTATGAAACAGAGGAGCTCAAGAGAGATATTCTTTTTATCGAAAAGGGCGAAGGAGCTCTTTATGAATATTTAAGCGATTGTCATCACAATTTTACAAGTCAGGTTGAAAACGGTCTTGAATTTCTGAAAGGCCGTAACGTAAGGACTTTTATTACAGACAGAGACGGAACCGTAAACAATTACTGCGGACGTTATCTTTCATCAATACAATCAGTTTACAATTCAGTTTTTATCTCCAGATTTTCCCATAGAACGGCAGAGAGTGTAATTCTCACCGCAGCCCCGCTGGATGATGTTGGTATTGTCGACATAAGCGTCAACCCTGAAGGGCTTTTCACCTACGCAGGCTCAAAAGGTAGAGAGTACCTCACCAAAAAAGGTGAACGGCTCTCATTTCCCATTGAAAGTGATAAACAAAGTGCTTTAGATAAGCTCAACGCAGAACTCAATAAACTTGTGAGTACCGAAGGGTACGAAATCTTCAGCTATATCGGCTCCGGATTTCAACCAAAATTCGGACAGACCACACTTGCAAGACAGGACATCTACTCATCTGTTGACAACGAAAAATCTCTTACTTTACTAAAAAAGGTACAGGAAATTATCAGTAAACTGGATCCCAGTGGCAATATATTCAGGATTGAAGATACCGGTAAGGATATAGAGATTATTCTGACAATCGAAGTCGAGGGCACAAGTGCAAAAGATTACGACAAGGGAGACGGTGTAAGTTATCTGGACAAAGAAATCCCTCTCAATCTTGAGAAGGGGACACCTCTGATATGTGGTGATACCCGATCAGATTTACCCATGGTGGAAGCTGCCATGAAAAAAAACAATCAGACTCGTGCAATATTTGTTACTGAAGATAGAAATCTCACAGATACACTCGAGTCTCTTTGCAGTAACAGTATAACTGTCAGCTCTCCCGATGTATTAATTACTATTCTAGACAAATTCAGCAAAGGATGA
- a CDS encoding phosphoribosylaminoimidazole synthetase — protein MAESLKYSDAGVNIDAWNQVKTRIGQLVASTYNSNVQGQFGQFGGMYDISSLKDMPGPVLVSSTDSVGTKVKIAFETGVYDTVGQDIVNHCVDDILVMGAKPLFFLDYIGIGRLVPEIAEQLVSGLVSACKLNECVLIGGETAEMPDVYSSGEFDLVGCIVGVVNKPDVIDGSKIVPGDTLIGLRSNGLHTNGYSMARKIVRELAKKEYSDIFEETGKTFGEELLRPHRSYAPILSLMQKGLIKGCAHITGGGFPDNVDRILPQNCDARIDARTWEPDPIFTFMQKAGNVENLEMYRTFNMGIGMVLAVKEDDAEKIVASGELKQFDPVVVGAVQQGSGKVMMEF, from the coding sequence ATGGCTGAATCATTAAAGTACTCAGATGCAGGTGTGAATATCGATGCGTGGAATCAGGTAAAAACACGCATTGGTCAACTTGTCGCCTCAACCTATAACAGCAATGTTCAGGGGCAGTTCGGACAATTTGGCGGAATGTACGATATCTCTTCGCTCAAAGACATGCCGGGCCCCGTACTGGTTTCATCAACTGACAGTGTGGGTACAAAGGTAAAGATCGCTTTTGAGACCGGGGTGTATGATACCGTTGGGCAGGATATCGTTAATCACTGTGTCGATGACATTCTGGTCATGGGGGCTAAACCTCTGTTTTTTCTCGATTATATCGGGATTGGCAGGCTTGTACCCGAAATCGCAGAGCAGCTTGTCTCTGGTTTGGTTTCAGCATGTAAATTAAACGAGTGTGTTCTTATCGGAGGTGAGACGGCTGAAATGCCGGATGTGTACAGTTCTGGAGAATTCGATCTGGTAGGGTGTATTGTCGGAGTGGTGAACAAGCCCGACGTCATAGATGGAAGTAAAATTGTTCCCGGTGATACGCTTATTGGACTTCGTTCCAATGGCTTGCACACAAACGGGTACAGCATGGCTCGCAAAATCGTGCGTGAGTTGGCCAAAAAGGAGTACTCTGATATATTTGAAGAGACTGGTAAGACTTTCGGAGAGGAGCTTCTCCGTCCTCACAGATCATATGCTCCAATCCTCTCCCTGATGCAGAAGGGGCTTATCAAGGGATGTGCACACATAACCGGTGGGGGATTTCCCGATAATGTAGACAGAATTCTGCCCCAAAACTGTGATGCGCGAATCGATGCCCGCACGTGGGAGCCTGATCCTATTTTTACCTTCATGCAAAAGGCGGGTAATGTGGAAAATCTCGAAATGTACCGTACCTTCAATATGGGTATAGGGATGGTGCTTGCTGTGAAGGAAGATGATGCAGAGAAAATTGTGGCCTCCGGAGAGCTGAAGCAGTTTGATCCGGTTGTGGTCGGTGCTGTTCAGCAGGGTTCGGGCAAAGTGATGATGGAGTTCTGA
- a CDS encoding 4-alpha-glucanotransferase (amylomaltase) translates to MRASGIFLHPTSLPSRYGIGDMGENAMGWIDLLASRQQTYWQVCPLGPTGYGDSPYQTLCSFAGNTLLISPDELLSQGLLKAEEVEAFPHLSDNAVDYGNVITEKEKLFLRAFSRFTGNEDFQAFCKQQNWWLHDYALFRVIKESQSGKPWWLWEKKYKLRQKAAIRDIEQTFGSQLLYHKFLQYVFHSQWDKLREYAGSKKIRIIGDLPYYTAYDSSDTWAEPKFFEFDKSGKPIRVAGVPPDYFSETGQLWGNPLYRWDVMKKDNYSWWVRRLRKTLEMVDLIRLDHFRAFESYWAVPADHDSAINGVWEKGPGFDFFRSVKKQLGELPLIAEDLGVITPQVLELREQVNAPGMKILQFAFDGKPDNPYLPYNIPKDSVTYTGTHDNDTSLGWFNMLSHDEKSRVCRFLGCTEEGFLRSFIRCAFASKSDICIVPFQDILELDSSHRMNTPGTFGGNWSWRFTPDMVCDHKLNALEEHTVTFGRTLESGVMI, encoded by the coding sequence ATGAGAGCATCAGGCATCTTTCTTCACCCCACCAGTTTACCTTCTCGTTATGGAATCGGAGATATGGGTGAAAATGCCATGGGGTGGATTGATCTTCTTGCTTCAAGACAGCAAACTTACTGGCAGGTGTGTCCCCTCGGGCCGACAGGGTATGGAGATTCCCCCTACCAGACACTTTGTTCATTTGCAGGTAATACTCTGCTCATTTCTCCCGATGAACTCCTCAGCCAAGGCCTGCTCAAGGCAGAAGAAGTTGAAGCATTTCCCCATCTTTCGGACAATGCTGTTGATTATGGCAATGTAATAACAGAAAAAGAAAAACTTTTTTTACGTGCATTCAGCAGGTTTACTGGTAATGAAGATTTTCAGGCTTTCTGTAAACAGCAAAACTGGTGGCTTCATGACTATGCTTTGTTCAGGGTAATAAAGGAGAGTCAATCAGGCAAACCATGGTGGTTATGGGAAAAGAAGTATAAATTGCGGCAGAAAGCTGCTATCAGGGATATTGAGCAAACATTCGGCTCTCAATTATTGTATCATAAATTTCTCCAGTATGTTTTCCACTCTCAGTGGGATAAGTTGCGGGAGTATGCGGGGAGCAAAAAAATTCGCATCATCGGTGATTTGCCCTATTATACCGCCTATGACAGCAGCGATACCTGGGCAGAGCCGAAGTTTTTTGAGTTCGATAAATCAGGTAAACCTATCAGAGTCGCTGGTGTGCCACCTGATTATTTCAGTGAAACCGGTCAGCTGTGGGGGAATCCCCTGTATCGCTGGGATGTGATGAAAAAGGATAATTATTCCTGGTGGGTGAGACGGTTGAGAAAAACTCTGGAGATGGTTGATCTGATTCGACTCGATCATTTCAGGGCGTTTGAGTCATACTGGGCTGTTCCTGCAGATCATGATTCTGCAATCAATGGGGTCTGGGAAAAGGGGCCGGGATTTGATTTCTTCCGCTCTGTTAAAAAACAGCTTGGTGAACTTCCGCTTATAGCTGAAGATCTGGGGGTTATTACCCCTCAGGTACTCGAGTTAAGAGAGCAGGTTAATGCTCCCGGGATGAAAATCCTTCAGTTTGCATTCGATGGTAAACCAGATAACCCCTATCTGCCTTATAATATACCAAAGGATAGTGTCACTTATACCGGAACACATGATAATGATACATCCCTGGGCTGGTTTAATATGCTCTCTCACGACGAGAAGAGTAGAGTGTGCAGATTCCTTGGGTGTACTGAAGAGGGCTTTCTCAGAAGTTTCATAAGGTGTGCATTTGCTTCCAAATCCGACATCTGCATCGTTCCTTTTCAGGATATCCTTGAACTGGACTCTTCTCACCGGATGAATACACCGGGAACATTTGGTGGGAACTGGAGCTGGAGATTCACCCCCGATATGGTATGTGACCATAAGCTAAATGCTTTAGAGGAGCATACGGTGACTTTTGGCAGGACTCTTGAGTCTGGAGTTATGATCTGA
- a CDS encoding Trehalose 6-phosphate phosphorylase — MFELKGAIFDLDGVVTNTAKTHSYAWKKIFDDYLQELSEKNGTEFVPFTLEDDYLVYVDGKPRLQGICSFLASRDIEMPLGSPGDGPEKTTAHGLATKKNNVFRNLISSNGADIFNSTIELVKELRKAGIKTGIASSSKNCRYILEVTGLIDLFETVVDGNVSLELKLKGKPHPDIFLQAAKNMGVDHNECMMVEDAISGVQSGKNGNFALVLGVARHGAKDKENLLQNGADIVVEDLSQITLKEIKEWFKSGIEQDSWKLSYYGFDPADENLRETLTTTANGYYGTRGCFPGTKEIRDIHYPGTYIAGVYNNIPTPMHGRPVYNNDFVNCPNWLLIEMKIGDGDFFNPMEEEIVYYHHELNIKKAIVKRSMIFKDFGNRETKLEISQFASMDNPHCGALKYKITPLNYSSSIVLRSSLDGTVINDGVPRYRSLKSKHLTTITNEIQNDTLYLHTKTTASGVSIYTRAKHDFEGDCELRKNTASEEEFIGQDFMFTAKEGKEYRLNKLITIYTSLDQDTEKPEQKSLESIAAMPDYEKLKTNHIKKWASLWDKGDIVVKNDRFSQKALRLHIYHLFSTASEHNKFIDAGMPARGLSGEAYRGHVFWDELYIFPFYNQHSPEVTRSLLMYRYRHLDQARQNAEKNGYRGAMYPWQTADTGHEETQEVHYNPVSDKWDPDLSRNQRHVSLAIAYNIWEYYYCTYDMDFLYKYGAEMMIEIARMWASMAKPDKKTGRYSITGVMGPDEFHEAYPGSDSPGLKDNAYTNILVSWLTHKTIEMTEHLPADVLKSLSKKIGFEMKESKEWEHLINKLNVSITSDGIIEQFEGYMNLKELDWDSYKEKYDDIHRMDRILKSENDSPDKYKVAKQADVLMLFYLLSPGQVCKILSLMGYTIDDEISFLEKNYEYYVNRTSHGSTLSHVVHSAVLKYCNAHKEDKWTWFQSALKSDINDTQGGTTREGIHTGVMGGTIDMVIKSFAGISRFKDHIEVSPRMPEIWDFISFKLLHKDHWLAFTISKNKIEVTQLKSNKVPLYIVVNGTSYELEGSDTLEIEYQESDRIFATDHSTAL, encoded by the coding sequence ATGTTTGAACTCAAAGGTGCGATATTTGATCTGGATGGAGTGGTAACCAACACAGCGAAAACCCATTCTTATGCCTGGAAGAAGATATTTGATGATTACCTGCAGGAGCTTTCTGAAAAAAACGGAACCGAATTCGTTCCCTTTACTTTAGAAGATGATTATTTGGTATATGTCGATGGCAAACCGCGGCTTCAGGGAATATGCTCCTTTCTTGCTTCACGTGACATAGAAATGCCTCTTGGCTCTCCAGGCGATGGGCCAGAGAAAACCACCGCACACGGTTTAGCAACAAAAAAGAATAATGTGTTCAGAAATCTTATAAGCAGCAACGGTGCCGATATTTTCAACAGCACCATTGAGCTTGTCAAAGAACTGAGAAAAGCGGGTATAAAAACGGGCATTGCTTCATCGAGCAAAAACTGTAGATACATTCTTGAGGTAACCGGATTAATCGATTTATTCGAAACCGTTGTTGACGGCAATGTATCTCTTGAGCTTAAGCTGAAAGGCAAACCCCATCCGGATATTTTCCTTCAGGCAGCCAAAAACATGGGAGTTGACCACAACGAATGTATGATGGTTGAGGATGCAATATCCGGAGTTCAATCGGGTAAAAACGGGAATTTTGCGTTGGTTCTTGGAGTTGCAAGGCATGGGGCCAAGGATAAGGAAAATCTTCTTCAAAACGGTGCAGATATAGTAGTTGAAGATCTTAGTCAGATAACTCTTAAAGAAATCAAAGAATGGTTCAAGTCAGGGATCGAACAGGACAGTTGGAAATTGTCCTACTACGGTTTCGATCCTGCAGATGAAAACCTTCGTGAAACTCTTACCACTACAGCCAACGGGTATTACGGAACAAGGGGTTGCTTTCCAGGAACCAAAGAGATAAGAGACATTCACTATCCCGGCACTTACATTGCCGGTGTTTACAACAATATTCCAACCCCAATGCACGGGCGCCCCGTTTACAACAACGATTTTGTAAACTGCCCCAACTGGTTGCTCATAGAGATGAAAATCGGAGATGGGGATTTTTTCAATCCCATGGAAGAAGAAATCGTTTACTATCATCATGAGCTTAACATCAAAAAAGCAATAGTTAAGAGATCCATGATTTTCAAAGATTTCGGCAACAGAGAAACCAAACTGGAAATTTCTCAGTTTGCCTCTATGGATAACCCCCATTGCGGAGCTCTCAAATACAAAATCACACCCCTTAACTACAGTTCATCCATTGTATTGCGCTCTTCTCTGGACGGCACAGTAATAAACGATGGTGTACCCAGATACAGGAGTTTAAAATCCAAGCACCTGACTACAATTACAAATGAGATTCAGAACGACACACTCTATCTTCATACCAAGACCACCGCTTCCGGAGTCAGTATATACACCAGAGCAAAGCACGACTTTGAGGGAGATTGTGAGCTTAGAAAAAATACAGCATCAGAAGAAGAGTTCATTGGTCAGGATTTCATGTTTACAGCTAAAGAGGGTAAGGAGTACAGATTAAACAAACTGATAACCATATATACCTCTTTGGACCAGGACACAGAAAAACCGGAACAGAAATCGTTAGAGTCAATTGCCGCGATGCCGGATTATGAGAAGCTCAAAACAAATCATATCAAAAAATGGGCTTCACTCTGGGATAAAGGTGATATAGTCGTAAAAAATGACAGGTTTTCTCAAAAAGCACTTAGATTACATATCTACCATCTGTTTTCTACAGCATCAGAGCACAACAAGTTTATCGATGCAGGTATGCCGGCAAGAGGCCTTTCCGGTGAAGCCTACCGGGGACATGTATTCTGGGATGAACTTTACATATTCCCATTCTACAACCAGCACTCGCCGGAAGTCACCAGATCACTTCTCATGTACAGATACAGACATCTCGATCAGGCACGACAAAATGCAGAGAAAAACGGATACCGCGGTGCAATGTACCCCTGGCAAACCGCAGACACCGGACATGAGGAAACTCAGGAGGTGCATTATAATCCAGTTTCCGACAAGTGGGATCCTGACCTTAGCAGAAATCAACGACATGTATCTCTTGCCATAGCCTATAACATCTGGGAATACTATTACTGCACCTATGACATGGATTTTCTATACAAATACGGTGCTGAAATGATGATTGAGATCGCCAGAATGTGGGCAAGCATGGCCAAACCCGACAAGAAAACAGGCAGATATTCAATAACCGGAGTTATGGGTCCTGATGAGTTCCATGAAGCGTATCCAGGCTCCGATTCTCCCGGCCTCAAAGACAATGCCTACACCAACATACTTGTAAGCTGGTTAACTCACAAGACAATTGAAATGACAGAACACCTTCCAGCAGACGTACTGAAAAGTCTCAGCAAGAAAATCGGCTTTGAGATGAAAGAATCTAAAGAGTGGGAACATCTCATTAACAAATTAAATGTTAGTATTACCTCTGATGGTATTATAGAACAGTTTGAAGGGTATATGAATCTCAAGGAGCTCGACTGGGATTCGTACAAAGAAAAGTACGACGATATCCACCGGATGGATCGGATTCTGAAATCTGAAAATGATTCTCCGGATAAGTACAAAGTTGCAAAACAAGCTGATGTGCTTATGCTGTTTTACCTGCTGTCTCCAGGTCAGGTTTGCAAAATTCTCTCATTGATGGGTTATACGATTGATGACGAGATATCGTTTCTGGAGAAGAACTATGAATACTATGTAAATAGAACAAGTCATGGCTCCACCCTTAGCCACGTTGTTCACTCTGCAGTGCTCAAGTACTGCAATGCACACAAGGAAGACAAGTGGACCTGGTTCCAGTCAGCTTTAAAAAGCGATATCAACGATACTCAAGGCGGAACAACCAGGGAGGGTATTCATACAGGAGTTATGGGTGGCACCATCGATATGGTCATCAAGAGTTTTGCCGGTATAAGCAGATTCAAGGATCATATAGAAGTTTCGCCAAGGATGCCTGAAATTTGGGATTTTATCAGCTTTAAACTTCTTCACAAAGACCACTGGTTAGCTTTTACTATCAGTAAAAACAAAATTGAGGTTACGCAGCTCAAAAGCAATAAAGTTCCCTTATATATAGTTGTCAATGGGACATCATATGAGCTTGAAGGCAGCGATACCCTTGAAATCGAATACCAGGAATCAGACCGCATTTTCGCCACAGACCATAGCACTGCTTTGTGA
- a CDS encoding Iron-sulfur cluster regulator IscR, with amino-acid sequence MRAILNVAESYGSASSCKRKDIAESENISDSYLENILIILKTGGLIKTIRGAKGGYQLSRAPWEISLLEIVHSLEGPLDLVDCVGSPISCERQPDCVTHLLWKDLSESWQMILKKRTLQDLLDLKNQGKRIDFVI; translated from the coding sequence ATGCGTGCTATACTAAACGTAGCAGAGAGTTATGGATCAGCATCTTCATGTAAGAGGAAAGATATTGCAGAGAGTGAAAACATTTCTGATTCTTATCTTGAGAACATTCTGATTATTCTCAAAACCGGGGGCTTGATTAAAACCATACGAGGGGCCAAAGGTGGATATCAGCTTAGCAGGGCACCATGGGAGATTTCCCTTCTTGAGATAGTGCACTCTCTTGAGGGCCCGCTGGATCTTGTGGATTGTGTCGGTTCCCCAATCTCCTGCGAGAGACAGCCAGACTGTGTAACGCATCTCTTATGGAAAGATTTATCTGAATCATGGCAGATGATTTTAAAGAAAAGAACTCTTCAGGATCTTCTTGATCTCAAAAATCAGGGCAAAAGAATAGATTTCGTGATCTGA
- a CDS encoding Protein-L-isoaspartate O-methyltransferase, producing the protein MIAELGYENVYVKIGDGYRGWSEHAPFDALIVTCAPTHTSPPAID; encoded by the coding sequence GTGATTGCAGAGCTTGGTTATGAAAATGTTTATGTTAAAATTGGTGATGGGTACAGAGGGTGGAGTGAGCATGCTCCCTTCGATGCGTTGATTGTAACTTGTGCACCAACTCACACCTCCCCCCCAGCTATTGATTGA
- a CDS encoding ATP-dependent DNA helicase UvrD/PcrA: protein MSTKSPTNTECIAELLKPLNNEQLEAVSVMHKKPVLVLAGAGCGKTAVLTRRIAFLCASGVQPSRLLALTFSRKAAQEMASRIQTMQIGLQGCSAPLVTTFHSFALKVLSSEIQGKSNFARIGYAATPFVLSDRESLEIISGMVDIRQRKFLGLSLTELDNHLKRMELFPSKVRNGFDSKQWELLLKIRTDFSEQKKRMGLWGFSDLIAGTIELFEREPVLASYYSTLFDSVLVDEFQDTNPIQIKLLEHLLSGEASLFAVGDDDQAIYGFQGADISSIREFRSRFPSACIIKLQTNYRSVTSILDYANKLWVGKPDEYKKILKCGKPSHLKGCKKPIWKTYNNEKSAAFWILHKAEELQKKERIKISSMAILFRLNKTLNYMKEIMTEIAPASDSLPTFITVHASKGLEYPVVFLCDLEEGVFPHYRSKRAPQFCSWGDMCKAMFKGKMDLVPEETLEEELRLFYVGLTRAERFLFLLTCRNRKFSGRRERLVASRFRKLV from the coding sequence ATGTCAACAAAAAGTCCTACCAATACAGAGTGCATAGCAGAGCTTCTCAAGCCTCTTAACAATGAGCAGCTTGAGGCTGTATCGGTTATGCACAAAAAACCGGTTCTTGTCCTGGCTGGAGCGGGGTGTGGCAAAACTGCTGTGCTCACAAGGCGAATAGCGTTTCTATGTGCATCCGGGGTTCAGCCTTCACGGCTTCTCGCACTCACTTTCTCCAGAAAAGCCGCTCAGGAAATGGCTTCCCGCATTCAGACAATGCAAATCGGTTTGCAGGGATGTTCTGCTCCGTTGGTTACCACTTTCCACAGTTTCGCACTGAAAGTGTTGAGCTCAGAGATTCAGGGTAAATCAAATTTCGCCAGAATCGGGTATGCCGCAACCCCTTTTGTCCTCAGTGACAGAGAGAGCCTTGAGATAATTTCCGGAATGGTCGATATCCGTCAGAGAAAATTTCTGGGGCTGTCACTGACAGAACTGGACAATCATCTGAAAAGGATGGAGCTTTTCCCATCAAAGGTAAGAAATGGGTTTGACTCCAAGCAATGGGAGTTGTTGCTGAAAATCAGAACAGATTTCTCCGAACAAAAAAAACGGATGGGTCTATGGGGGTTTTCCGATCTGATTGCAGGTACAATCGAGCTTTTTGAGAGGGAACCCGTACTGGCTTCGTATTATTCCACTCTTTTTGACTCTGTATTGGTGGATGAATTTCAGGACACCAACCCCATACAGATAAAGTTATTGGAGCATCTTCTCTCCGGTGAGGCATCTCTCTTTGCCGTGGGCGATGACGATCAGGCCATTTATGGGTTTCAGGGTGCGGATATCAGCTCGATCAGGGAATTTAGAAGTCGATTTCCCTCTGCCTGCATTATAAAGCTTCAAACAAACTATAGAAGTGTCACTTCAATTCTCGATTATGCGAATAAACTCTGGGTCGGTAAGCCCGATGAATATAAAAAAATACTTAAATGCGGAAAACCGTCTCACCTCAAGGGGTGTAAAAAACCAATATGGAAAACGTACAATAATGAAAAGAGTGCAGCGTTTTGGATCCTGCACAAGGCTGAGGAACTGCAAAAAAAAGAGCGTATTAAAATCTCCTCTATGGCCATTCTGTTCAGGCTGAATAAAACACTGAATTATATGAAGGAAATTATGACAGAGATCGCGCCCGCCTCAGATTCACTCCCCACTTTCATTACCGTTCATGCCAGCAAGGGGCTTGAGTACCCGGTTGTGTTTTTGTGTGATCTGGAGGAGGGGGTTTTCCCGCATTACAGGTCTAAACGAGCTCCTCAGTTTTGTTCCTGGGGGGATATGTGCAAGGCGATGTTTAAAGGGAAAATGGATCTGGTGCCGGAAGAGACTCTGGAGGAGGAGTTAAGGCTTTTTTATGTCGGGTTAACCAGAGCTGAAAGATTTCTCTTTCTTTTAACGTGCAGAAACAGAAAGTTTTCCGGGAGAAGGGAAAGGTTAGTTGCATCCCGTTTCAGAAAACTGGTTTAA
- a CDS encoding Amino acid permease encodes MIMVLYAFGGWSESAFIAAEMRDPKRSIPKALIASLGIITLVYLVTNLAYLFGLGFEELRTSSAPAAAVMGTVLGNWGATFISLIVIISVLGSINGTILTGSRVYAAMGKDHRIFSAMGRWSEKLATPVWAFFFQGCITIIMIFAVGTETGQNGLDRLLGVIGFESLPWSSYGGGGGTLVAGTAPVFWSFMLLTGISLFSLRWRDRNIKRVFSVPLYPVLPLIFCVTSVYMLYCSITYAKGLILFGVILMTLGVPFYWLGCTPQKR; translated from the coding sequence GTGATCCAAAAAGAAGCATCCCAAAGGCATTGATCGCAAGTCTTGGTATTATAACCCTGGTCTATCTTGTAACCAATCTTGCATATCTCTTCGGATTGGGGTTTGAGGAATTGAGAACATCTTCTGCTCCGGCTGCGGCTGTGATGGGTACCGTATTGGGGAACTGGGGGGCAACATTTATAAGCCTCATTGTTATTATCTCAGTGCTTGGATCTATAAATGGAACAATCCTAACTGGCTCACGGGTATATGCCGCAATGGGGAAGGATCATAGGATATTCTCTGCTATGGGTAGATGGTCAGAAAAGCTTGCAACTCCGGTCTGGGCATTTTTCTTTCAGGGTTGTATAACAATTATAATGATCTTTGCCGTTGGGACAGAAACCGGGCAGAATGGGTTAGATCGGTTGCTGGGAGTTATTGGGTTCGAATCACTTCCGTGGAGTAGTTATGGAGGGGGGGGTGGGACTTTGGTGGCCGGAACTGCACCTGTTTTTTGGTCATTTATGCTTCTGACTGGAATCTCTCTGTTTTCTTTGCGGTGGCGCGACAGAAATATAAAAAGAGTCTTTTCTGTTCCCCTTTATCCTGTGCTGCCACTGATTTTTTGTGTTACATCCGTTTATATGCTTTACTGCAGTATTACTTACGCAAAGGGGTTGATTCTCTTTGGTGTGATCCTTATGACTCTTGGAGTGCCGTTTTATTGGTTAGGGTGTACGCCACAAAAAAGATAA
- a CDS encoding RNA methyltransferase (RNA methyltransferas), with translation MVTKKCSGVLFFMLLLVQFTVYAERKPARTPDIHFVPTPHEVVEVMLRLADVKEDDVVYDLGCGDGRIVIAAAKKAGCRAYGFDIDPRMVDKSIENVKANNLENLVTIKEKDIFDLDLSEASVVTLYLLPDLNVRLIPQLEKLAPGSRIVSHDFNMAGVEPDVTASVRRENGGYSRVYLWTTPLRKTGNQ, from the coding sequence ATGGTTACAAAAAAATGTTCTGGTGTGTTGTTTTTTATGCTTCTCTTGGTTCAGTTCACTGTTTATGCGGAAAGAAAGCCTGCACGTACACCTGATATACATTTTGTTCCCACACCGCATGAAGTGGTTGAAGTTATGCTGCGATTGGCAGATGTAAAAGAAGATGATGTCGTGTATGACCTTGGGTGCGGGGATGGAAGGATTGTGATTGCTGCTGCAAAAAAGGCTGGCTGCAGGGCTTATGGCTTCGATATCGATCCAAGGATGGTGGATAAGTCTATTGAGAATGTTAAAGCAAACAATCTGGAAAATCTGGTTACAATCAAGGAAAAAGACATTTTCGACCTTGATCTCAGCGAGGCATCTGTGGTCACATTGTACCTGTTACCCGACCTTAATGTCAGGCTGATTCCACAGCTTGAAAAACTTGCCCCCGGCTCAAGAATCGTTTCACATGATTTCAATATGGCTGGCGTTGAGCCTGATGTCACCGCGAGTGTAAGACGGGAAAATGGCGGGTACAGCAGAGTATATCTCTGGACAACACCTCTGAGAAAAACAGGAAATCAATAA